A part of Streptomyces sp. NBC_01451 genomic DNA contains:
- the phoU gene encoding phosphate signaling complex protein PhoU, producing MRDAYHEELDSIGDSLVEMARLVGSAIGRATTAILDADLKLAESVIEADARVDELQHDLEGRAIALLARQQPVATDLRIVVTSLRMSADLERSGDLAQHVAKLARLRFPERAVPSDLHATILEMGQLAQRLMAKAAEVIITKDVDLAMQLETDDDEMDLLHRTLFRHLMEDRWKHGIETAVDVTLLGRYYERFADHAVSVAKRVVFLVTGEHADELQQDVQPPTGAEGA from the coding sequence ATGCGTGACGCGTACCACGAGGAACTTGACTCGATCGGCGATAGTCTGGTCGAGATGGCCCGACTTGTCGGGTCGGCGATCGGGCGTGCCACGACGGCGATACTGGACGCCGACCTGAAACTGGCCGAAAGCGTCATCGAGGCGGACGCCAGGGTCGACGAGCTCCAGCACGACCTGGAGGGCCGCGCCATAGCGCTGCTGGCCCGTCAGCAGCCGGTGGCGACCGATCTGCGGATCGTCGTCACGTCGCTGCGGATGAGCGCCGACCTGGAGCGCTCGGGCGACCTCGCCCAGCACGTCGCCAAGCTGGCCCGGCTGCGTTTCCCGGAGCGCGCGGTCCCGAGCGACCTGCACGCCACGATCCTGGAGATGGGCCAGCTCGCGCAGCGTCTGATGGCGAAGGCGGCCGAGGTCATCATCACCAAGGACGTCGACCTGGCGATGCAGCTGGAGACGGACGACGACGAGATGGACCTGCTGCACCGCACGCTCTTCCGGCACCTGATGGAGGACCGCTGGAAGCACGGGATCGAGACGGCGGTCGACGTCACGCTGCTGGGCCGCTACTACGAGCGTTTCGCGGACCACGCGGTGTCGGTCGCCAAGCGGGTGGTGTTCCTCGTGACGGGCGAGCACGCGGACGAGTTGCAGCAGGACGTGCAGCCGCCCACCGGGGCCGAGGGGGCGTAA
- a CDS encoding response regulator transcription factor, translating into MTRVLVVEDEESFSDALSYMLRKEGFEVAIAATGPDGLDEFERNGADLVLLDLMLPGLPGTEVCRQLRVKSNVPVIMVTAKDSEIDKVVGLEIGADDYVTKPFSSRELVARIRAVLRRRGEPEEVSPAALEAGPVRMDVDRHVVTVAGAKVDLPLKEFDLLEMLLRNAGRVLTRMQLIDRVWGADYVGDTKTLDVHVKRLRAKIEPDPGAPRYLVTVRGLGYKFEP; encoded by the coding sequence GTGACCCGAGTGCTCGTCGTCGAGGATGAGGAATCCTTCTCCGACGCCCTTTCGTACATGCTCCGCAAGGAGGGCTTCGAGGTCGCCATCGCGGCCACCGGCCCCGACGGACTCGACGAGTTCGAGCGCAACGGCGCCGACCTCGTCCTGCTCGACCTGATGCTGCCGGGCCTGCCCGGCACGGAGGTCTGCCGTCAGCTGCGCGTCAAGTCCAACGTCCCCGTGATCATGGTCACCGCCAAGGACAGCGAGATCGACAAGGTCGTCGGCCTGGAGATAGGGGCCGACGACTACGTCACCAAGCCCTTCTCCTCCCGCGAACTGGTCGCCCGCATCCGCGCCGTCCTGCGCCGCCGGGGCGAGCCCGAGGAGGTCAGCCCGGCCGCGCTGGAGGCCGGCCCGGTCCGGATGGACGTCGACCGCCACGTCGTCACCGTCGCCGGTGCCAAGGTCGACCTCCCGCTCAAGGAGTTCGACCTCCTGGAGATGCTGCTGCGCAACGCCGGCCGTGTGCTGACCCGTATGCAGCTCATCGACCGGGTCTGGGGCGCCGACTACGTGGGCGACACCAAGACCCTCGACGTCCACGTCAAGCGCCTGCGCGCCAAGATCGAGCCGGACCCGGGCGCGCCCAGGTACCTGGTCACGGTCCGCGGCCTCGGATACAAGTTCGAGCCGTAA
- a CDS encoding sugar ABC transporter substrate-binding protein — protein MNARTPRRTAVRRTAIAVTAAASALSLAACGVIDSASGSSGSAAPKKGDDITVGLLLPDTKTTRFEKFDYPLFKKQFTALTNGKGKVLYANAKADKAKQNQQLEEMIAEKVDVLVVDAIDAKTIAPSIEKAKDADIPVIAYDRLAEGPIDAFVSHDNELVGEVQGRSLVEALGEKAAASKIVMINGSLTDPNAALFKDGAMVELGGKVQIAASYNTKDWLPEVAKANMEKAINSVGLNNIDAVYSANDGMAGAVIDALKEAGVSKIPPVTGQDADLAAVQRIVSGEQYMSVYKSFILEANNAASIAVAKVQGRGIEFDALTRDSVDSPTTKKIPAQLVPVVALTRENIKDTVIQDGIYTIQDICTPEYAADCAEIGLK, from the coding sequence GTGAACGCTCGTACCCCCCGTCGGACCGCCGTGCGCCGTACCGCCATCGCGGTGACGGCCGCTGCCTCGGCCCTCTCGCTCGCCGCGTGCGGTGTCATCGACAGCGCCAGTGGCAGCAGCGGCTCCGCGGCGCCGAAGAAGGGCGACGACATCACCGTGGGGCTCCTGCTGCCCGACACGAAGACGACGCGCTTCGAGAAGTTCGACTACCCGCTCTTCAAGAAGCAGTTCACGGCCCTCACCAACGGCAAGGGCAAGGTCCTCTACGCCAACGCCAAGGCGGACAAGGCCAAGCAGAACCAGCAGCTAGAGGAGATGATCGCCGAGAAGGTGGACGTCCTCGTGGTGGACGCGATCGACGCCAAGACCATCGCGCCGTCCATCGAGAAGGCCAAGGACGCCGACATACCGGTCATCGCGTACGACCGCCTCGCGGAGGGCCCGATCGACGCGTTCGTCTCGCACGACAACGAACTGGTCGGCGAGGTGCAGGGCCGCTCGCTCGTCGAGGCGCTCGGCGAGAAGGCCGCCGCCAGCAAGATCGTCATGATCAACGGCTCGCTCACGGACCCGAACGCGGCGTTGTTCAAGGACGGCGCGATGGTCGAACTGGGGGGCAAGGTCCAGATCGCGGCGTCGTACAACACCAAGGACTGGCTGCCCGAGGTCGCCAAGGCCAACATGGAGAAGGCGATCAACTCCGTCGGGCTGAACAACATCGACGCCGTCTACTCTGCGAACGACGGCATGGCCGGCGCGGTCATCGACGCGCTGAAGGAGGCCGGCGTCTCGAAGATCCCGCCGGTGACCGGGCAGGACGCGGATCTGGCCGCGGTGCAGCGGATCGTCTCGGGCGAGCAGTACATGAGCGTCTACAAGTCGTTCATCCTGGAGGCCAACAACGCCGCGTCCATCGCGGTGGCCAAGGTCCAGGGCCGCGGGATCGAGTTCGACGCGCTGACCCGCGACAGCGTCGACAGCCCGACGACGAAGAAGATCCCCGCGCAGCTGGTGCCGGTGGTGGCCCTCACCAGGGAGAACATCAAGGACACCGTGATCCAGGACGGCATCTACACCATCCAGGACATCTGCACCCCGGAGTACGCGGCGGACTGCGCGGAGATCGGCCTCAAGTAG
- a CDS encoding MDR family MFS transporter — protein MPLAALKRAARESVSGLPREFWWLWTSTLVNRLGAFVATFMAIYLTLDRGYSASYAGLVVSLHGLGAVVSSIGGGVMTDRLGRRPTLLVAQSSTAFSVALLGFVHHPAAIAGVAFLVGMASNASRPAVQAMMADIVRPEDRVRAFSLNYWAINLGFAVSSAGAGFIAEVSYVAGFLVEAGMTLACAVVVFLKLPESRPVATTKEARAEASVGLGTVLRDGRFMSVVGLSFLVALVFQQGAVGLPIAMGEAGFTPADFGMVIAVNGLLVVVLQIPVTRFIEHRDARRLLVASSLLAGYGFGLTAFAGSVGVFVLTVCVWTLAEIVNAPTQTGLVVRLSPLHGRGRYQGMYTMSWSVAGLIAPLMSGFVIDRFGAEWLWGLCAVIGTVAGAGYWVLMERVPEGEPEGEPEGEPVKEAASPVGAVLAAEAVRGASATP, from the coding sequence GTGCCGCTCGCCGCCCTGAAACGCGCCGCCCGAGAATCCGTCTCGGGGCTGCCCCGCGAGTTCTGGTGGCTGTGGACCAGCACCCTCGTGAACCGGCTCGGGGCCTTCGTCGCCACGTTCATGGCGATCTACCTGACCCTCGACCGCGGCTACTCCGCCTCGTACGCCGGTCTGGTCGTCTCGCTGCACGGGCTCGGCGCGGTCGTCTCGTCGATCGGCGGCGGGGTCATGACCGACCGGCTCGGACGGCGCCCCACGCTTCTCGTCGCGCAGTCGTCCACGGCGTTCTCCGTCGCGCTGCTCGGCTTCGTGCACCACCCGGCGGCGATCGCCGGTGTCGCCTTCCTGGTGGGGATGGCGAGCAACGCCTCGCGGCCGGCGGTGCAGGCGATGATGGCGGACATCGTGCGGCCCGAGGACCGCGTGCGCGCGTTCTCCCTGAACTACTGGGCCATCAACCTCGGGTTCGCGGTCTCCTCCGCCGGTGCCGGCTTCATCGCCGAGGTCAGTTACGTCGCCGGGTTCCTCGTGGAGGCCGGCATGACGCTGGCCTGCGCGGTCGTCGTCTTCCTCAAGCTGCCCGAGTCACGGCCGGTGGCGACCACGAAGGAGGCGCGGGCCGAGGCCTCCGTCGGGCTCGGGACCGTGCTGCGCGACGGGCGCTTCATGAGCGTCGTCGGACTGAGCTTCCTCGTCGCGCTCGTCTTCCAGCAGGGCGCGGTCGGGCTGCCGATCGCGATGGGCGAGGCCGGGTTCACCCCGGCGGACTTCGGGATGGTCATCGCCGTCAACGGCCTGCTCGTGGTCGTGCTCCAGATCCCGGTGACCCGTTTCATCGAGCACCGGGACGCCCGTCGGCTCCTGGTGGCCTCGTCCCTCCTCGCCGGGTACGGCTTCGGGCTCACCGCGTTCGCCGGGTCGGTCGGCGTCTTCGTCCTCACGGTGTGCGTCTGGACCCTGGCCGAGATCGTCAACGCGCCCACCCAGACCGGGCTGGTGGTCCGGCTGTCCCCGCTGCACGGGCGCGGTCGCTACCAGGGCATGTACACGATGTCCTGGTCGGTGGCCGGCCTGATCGCCCCGCTGATGTCCGGCTTCGTCATCGACCGCTTCGGCGCGGAGTGGCTGTGGGGGCTGTGCGCGGTCATCGGGACGGTGGCGGGGGCGGGGTACTGGGTGCTGATGGAACGGGTTCCGGAAGGGGAACCGGAAGGGGAACCGGAAGGGGAACCGGTCAAGGAGGCGGCCTCCCCCGTCGGCGCCGTCCTCGCCGCCGAAGCCGTCAGGGGTGCATCCGCGACCCCTTGA
- a CDS encoding DUF461 domain-containing protein: MSSSLRRGALAASALAFSVATLAGCAAGNNAQTLEVKPDNAATTVGDIKLQNVVVITPSELESTGPAAVSATVFNTGTTAQTLESITVPGTGKTAELKAAEGGSLSIPAHGSLVIGGAKNASAVLASSRESVQDGNAQKITFTFSKTGDVSLRAFVVPAEGYYAPWGPTEVPETPADTASPSATASDEPATSASPSPSGEAESPAAGASASTSATAAQ, translated from the coding sequence GTGAGCAGCAGCCTTCGACGCGGCGCCCTAGCCGCATCCGCCCTCGCGTTCTCGGTCGCCACGCTCGCCGGGTGCGCAGCCGGAAACAACGCCCAGACGCTGGAGGTCAAGCCGGACAACGCGGCCACGACCGTCGGCGACATCAAGCTGCAGAACGTCGTCGTCATCACCCCGTCGGAGCTGGAGTCGACCGGCCCGGCCGCCGTCTCCGCGACGGTGTTCAACACCGGCACCACCGCCCAGACGCTGGAGTCGATCACCGTCCCCGGCACCGGCAAGACCGCCGAGCTGAAGGCCGCCGAGGGCGGCAGCCTGAGCATCCCGGCCCATGGCTCGCTCGTCATCGGCGGTGCGAAGAACGCGTCCGCCGTGCTGGCGAGCAGTCGCGAGTCGGTCCAGGACGGCAACGCGCAGAAGATCACGTTCACCTTCAGCAAGACCGGTGACGTGAGCCTGCGCGCGTTCGTGGTCCCGGCCGAGGGCTACTACGCCCCGTGGGGCCCGACCGAGGTACCGGAGACACCGGCCGACACGGCCTCGCCCTCCGCCACCGCCTCGGACGAGCCGGCGACGTCCGCTTCACCGAGCCCGTCCGGGGAGGCCGAGTCGCCTGCCGCCGGGGCCTCCGCGAGCACCTCGGCGACGGCCGCCCAGTAG
- a CDS encoding YbjN domain-containing protein — MADSASIIEQVLTEADLDWESPKPGNYVVKLPGTRKLSTTVSLLVGKHSLSLNAFVIRHPDENEAGVHRWLLERNLKLYGVSYAVDRLGDVYVTSKLPLSAITPEEIDRLLGSVLEAADGGFNTLLELGFASAIRKEYAWRVSRGESTRNLDAFAHLTRLPTD, encoded by the coding sequence ATGGCTGATTCGGCGTCGATCATCGAGCAGGTCCTCACCGAGGCCGACCTGGACTGGGAGAGCCCGAAGCCCGGCAACTACGTGGTGAAACTCCCGGGCACCCGCAAACTCTCGACGACGGTCTCGCTCCTCGTCGGCAAGCACTCCCTCTCGCTCAACGCGTTCGTGATCCGCCACCCCGACGAGAACGAGGCGGGCGTCCACCGCTGGCTCCTGGAACGCAACCTCAAGCTGTACGGCGTGAGTTACGCGGTGGACCGCCTGGGCGACGTGTACGTGACGTCCAAGCTGCCCCTGTCCGCGATCACCCCGGAGGAGATCGACCGCCTCCTCGGCTCGGTCCTGGAAGCGGCCGACGGCGGCTTCAACACCCTTCTGGAGCTGGGGTTCGCGTCGGCGATCCGCAAGGAGTACGCCTGGCGGGTGTCCCGGGGCGAGTCGACCCGCAACCTGGACGCCTTCGCCCACCTGACCCGGCTCCCTACGGACTGA
- a CDS encoding DUF2000 domain-containing protein, whose protein sequence is MNAPHTTPALDPTSAPTPALASGPVRFDTKIAVVLREDLEPWQRLNVTAFLVSGLGMTVPEVIGEPYEDADGTPYLPMFRQPVLVFEAAKETLRAAHGRAVSRSLPCAVFTSDLFGTGNDRDNRAAVRAVGAGELDVVGMAVYGPRNAVDKVVKGSRMHP, encoded by the coding sequence ATGAACGCACCGCACACCACCCCCGCCCTCGATCCCACGTCCGCCCCCACGCCCGCCCTCGCCTCCGGCCCCGTCCGCTTCGACACGAAGATCGCCGTGGTCCTGCGCGAGGATCTGGAACCCTGGCAGCGCCTGAACGTGACCGCGTTCCTGGTCAGCGGCCTGGGGATGACGGTCCCCGAGGTGATCGGCGAGCCGTACGAGGACGCGGACGGCACCCCGTACCTCCCGATGTTCCGGCAGCCCGTCCTCGTCTTCGAGGCCGCCAAGGAGACGCTGAGGGCGGCGCACGGACGGGCGGTGTCCCGGTCCCTGCCCTGTGCCGTCTTCACGTCCGACCTGTTCGGCACGGGCAACGACCGCGACAACCGGGCGGCCGTACGGGCCGTGGGGGCAGGGGAGTTGGACGTGGTGGGGATGGCGGTGTACGGGCCGAGGAACGCGGTGGACAAGGTGGTCAAGGGGTCGCGGATGCACCCCTGA
- a CDS encoding SCO4226 family nickel-binding protein — protein sequence MPRFMDVHHGMEGITADQLNQAHQADLDIEKDEGVHFERAWADPASGTVYCLSEAPSADAVQRVHERAGHRADEIHPVPLTV from the coding sequence ATGCCCCGGTTCATGGACGTCCACCACGGCATGGAAGGCATCACCGCCGACCAGCTGAACCAGGCCCACCAGGCCGACCTGGACATCGAGAAGGACGAGGGAGTCCACTTCGAGAGGGCCTGGGCGGATCCCGCCTCCGGCACGGTCTACTGCCTCTCGGAGGCCCCCTCGGCGGACGCGGTCCAGCGCGTCCACGAACGCGCCGGCCACAGGGCCGACGAGATCCACCCGGTTCCGCTGACGGTCTGA
- the mshA gene encoding D-inositol-3-phosphate glycosyltransferase: MSQYIGLLGRRRRPRRVAMLSVHTSPLHQPGTGDAGGMNVYIVELAQRLAAINIEVEIFTRATTAALPPSVELAPGVLVRHIDAGPYEGLPKEDLPAQLCAFTHGVMQAWAGHRPGHYDLVHSHYWLSGHVGWLAAQRWGTPLVHAMHTMAKVKNAALANGDSPEPVARVIGEMQVVAAADRLIANTAEEADELVRHYDADPGRVAVVHPGVNLDRFSPADGRAAARARLGLPQDALIPLFAGRIQPLKAPDVLLRAVAVLLDERPELRANIVVPIVGGPSGSGLAKPEGLQKLAARLGIADVVRFRPPVSQEQLADWFRAASVLVMPSYSESFGLVAIEAQAAGTPVLAAAVGGLPVAVDEGRTGFLIQGHDPAAYARVLRDFADNDTLSARMGASAARHAQRFGWDASAAATGDVYTAAMQAHRRRVRSLHG; the protein is encoded by the coding sequence GTGAGCCAGTACATCGGCCTGCTGGGCCGCCGCCGCAGGCCCCGCCGGGTGGCCATGCTCTCCGTGCACACCTCCCCGCTCCACCAGCCCGGCACGGGCGACGCCGGCGGAATGAACGTCTACATCGTCGAGCTCGCGCAGCGCCTCGCCGCGATCAACATCGAGGTCGAGATCTTCACCCGGGCCACCACGGCGGCCCTTCCCCCGTCCGTCGAGCTGGCCCCCGGCGTCCTCGTGCGCCACATCGACGCGGGCCCCTACGAAGGCCTCCCCAAGGAGGACCTGCCGGCCCAGCTGTGCGCCTTCACGCACGGCGTCATGCAGGCCTGGGCCGGTCACCGCCCCGGCCACTACGACCTCGTGCACTCCCACTACTGGCTCTCCGGCCACGTCGGCTGGCTCGCCGCCCAGCGCTGGGGCACCCCCCTGGTGCACGCCATGCACACCATGGCCAAGGTCAAGAACGCCGCCCTGGCCAACGGCGACAGCCCCGAGCCCGTCGCCCGCGTCATCGGCGAGATGCAGGTCGTGGCCGCCGCCGACCGTCTCATCGCCAACACCGCCGAAGAGGCCGACGAACTCGTCCGGCACTACGACGCCGACCCCGGCAGGGTCGCCGTCGTCCACCCGGGCGTCAACCTCGACCGCTTCTCCCCGGCCGACGGCCGCGCCGCCGCCCGCGCCCGCCTCGGCCTCCCGCAGGACGCCCTGATCCCCCTCTTCGCGGGCCGCATCCAGCCCCTGAAGGCCCCCGACGTGCTGCTCCGCGCGGTCGCCGTCCTCCTGGACGAGCGCCCCGAGCTGCGCGCCAACATCGTCGTCCCGATAGTCGGCGGCCCCAGCGGCAGCGGCCTGGCCAAGCCGGAGGGCCTGCAGAAACTCGCCGCCCGCCTGGGCATCGCGGACGTCGTACGCTTCCGCCCGCCCGTCAGCCAGGAGCAGCTGGCGGACTGGTTCCGGGCGGCCTCCGTCCTCGTCATGCCGTCGTACAGCGAATCGTTCGGCCTGGTCGCCATAGAGGCGCAGGCGGCGGGCACACCGGTGCTGGCGGCAGCGGTGGGCGGCCTCCCGGTGGCCGTCGACGAAGGACGTACGGGATTCCTCATACAGGGCCACGATCCCGCCGCCTACGCGCGCGTGCTGCGCGATTTCGCCGACAACGACACCCTGTCCGCCCGGATGGGCGCGTCGGCGGCCCGGCACGCCCAGCGCTTCGGCTGGGACGCCTCGGCCGCCGCCACGGGGGACGTGTACACGGCCGCGATGCAGGCCCACAGGCGTCGCGTACGCTCGCTGCATGGCTGA
- a CDS encoding sensor histidine kinase yields the protein MDVNAAVAAAAAIAGVLTGVIAMLAFRWSERDQKRPTRTSLHTDPVLPPGVDTVLSVLRSSAVVLDEADAVVKASSAAYALGLVRGGKLSVEPMLQMARDTRRDGEIRQVELDLPRRGTGRGEALAVSARVAPLGSRLILLLVEDLTEARRIEAVRRDFVANVSHELKTPTGALSLLSEAVMGASDDPEAVERFAGRMQIEATRLTSLVQELIDLSRVQNDDPLEDAEPVRVDELVAEAVDRCRHQAGAKQITMAAGGTADLRVWGNRGQLAAALGNLVENAVNYSPSTTRVGIAARRVNAPGGDLIEVAVTDQGIGISDKDKERIFERFYRVDPARSRATGGTGLGLAIVKHVAASHGGEVTVWSSEGQGSTFTLRLPEAATGRRARANRPHLYDHDSHPESLPDSDPDAGDGPSDPGEVADRTTGTSPYDPLHAPEVHP from the coding sequence ATGGACGTGAACGCGGCAGTCGCCGCAGCGGCAGCGATCGCCGGGGTGCTCACCGGCGTCATCGCCATGCTGGCGTTCCGCTGGAGCGAGCGCGACCAGAAGCGCCCCACCCGAACCTCCCTGCACACCGACCCCGTACTGCCCCCGGGCGTCGACACGGTGCTGTCCGTGCTGCGCTCCTCGGCCGTCGTACTCGACGAGGCGGACGCCGTCGTCAAGGCCAGCTCGGCGGCGTACGCCCTCGGCCTGGTCCGTGGCGGAAAGCTTTCGGTGGAGCCGATGCTCCAGATGGCCCGCGACACCCGGCGCGACGGCGAGATACGCCAGGTCGAGCTGGACCTCCCCCGACGCGGCACCGGACGCGGGGAGGCCCTCGCGGTCTCCGCACGCGTCGCCCCGCTCGGCTCACGGCTCATCCTGCTCCTAGTCGAGGACCTGACCGAGGCCCGGCGCATCGAGGCGGTACGCCGCGACTTCGTCGCCAACGTCAGCCACGAGCTCAAGACCCCCACCGGCGCGCTCTCGCTTCTCTCCGAGGCCGTCATGGGCGCCTCGGACGACCCGGAGGCCGTCGAACGCTTCGCCGGCCGTATGCAGATCGAGGCCACCCGTCTCACCAGCCTCGTCCAGGAACTCATCGACCTCTCCCGGGTGCAGAACGACGACCCGCTGGAGGACGCCGAACCGGTCCGCGTCGACGAACTCGTCGCCGAGGCAGTCGACCGCTGCCGCCACCAGGCCGGCGCCAAACAGATCACCATGGCCGCCGGAGGCACCGCCGACCTGCGCGTCTGGGGCAACCGCGGCCAGCTCGCCGCCGCCCTCGGCAACCTCGTCGAGAACGCCGTCAACTACTCGCCGTCCACCACGCGCGTCGGCATAGCGGCCCGCCGGGTGAACGCGCCGGGCGGAGACCTGATCGAGGTCGCGGTGACCGACCAGGGCATAGGCATCTCCGACAAGGACAAGGAGCGCATCTTCGAGCGCTTCTACCGCGTCGACCCGGCCCGCTCCCGCGCCACCGGCGGTACCGGCCTCGGACTGGCGATCGTCAAACACGTGGCCGCCTCGCACGGCGGGGAGGTCACGGTGTGGAGCTCCGAGGGCCAGGGCTCCACGTTCACCCTGCGGCTGCCGGAGGCGGCCACCGGACGCCGAGCCCGCGCGAACCGGCCGCACCTGTACGACCATGACTCACACCCCGAGTCGCTCCCAGACTCCGACCCCGACGCCGGGGACGGACCGTCCGACCCCGGCGAAGTGGCCGACCGGACCACCGGTACATCCCCTTACGATCCGCTTCACGCCCCGGAGGTCCATCCGTGA
- a CDS encoding helix-turn-helix transcriptional regulator — MVRDCRPVFPGVLYVLCVAAVPSPQRRNVSAWRPRVPGVLEVFHAHFVEYAYPMHVHDTWTLLIVDDGAVRYDLDRHERGTPHDTVTLLPPHVPHNGSPATPDGFRKRVLYLDSTHLGDELIGAAVDRPDLRDPLLRLRVGQLHGALVRAGEEFEAASRLALVAERLRTRLRATDVNRPARVDPPLARRLRELLDERLVDGIALDEAARLTHAHPAHLVRAFSAAFGMPPHRYLTARRVDLARRLLLDGLPVGEVATATGFYDQAHLTRHFRKLVGVPPGRYRLGRGFSP, encoded by the coding sequence ATGGTTCGAGACTGCCGACCGGTGTTCCCCGGCGTCTTGTACGTTCTTTGCGTGGCCGCCGTACCCTCGCCGCAGCGGCGAAACGTCTCCGCCTGGCGTCCGCGCGTCCCGGGCGTCCTTGAGGTGTTCCACGCCCACTTCGTCGAGTACGCCTACCCGATGCACGTACACGACACCTGGACGCTGCTCATCGTCGACGACGGCGCCGTACGGTACGACCTCGACCGGCACGAGCGGGGCACCCCGCACGACACCGTGACCCTCTTGCCGCCGCATGTGCCGCACAACGGGTCGCCCGCGACTCCGGACGGGTTCCGCAAGCGGGTCCTCTATCTCGACTCCACCCATCTCGGCGACGAGTTGATCGGAGCCGCCGTCGACCGGCCCGATCTGCGCGACCCCCTGCTGCGCCTGCGCGTCGGGCAGTTGCACGGTGCCCTCGTGCGGGCCGGGGAGGAGTTCGAGGCGGCGAGCCGGCTGGCGCTCGTCGCGGAACGGCTGCGTACGCGGTTGCGGGCGACGGACGTGAACCGTCCCGCGCGGGTCGATCCGCCGCTCGCCCGGCGGTTGCGCGAGCTTCTCGACGAGCGGCTCGTCGACGGGATCGCGCTCGACGAGGCGGCGCGGCTCACGCACGCCCATCCCGCGCATCTCGTACGGGCGTTCAGCGCGGCCTTCGGGATGCCGCCGCACCGGTATCTGACCGCGCGGCGCGTCGACCTGGCCCGGCGGCTGCTCCTCGACGGGCTGCCTGTCGGCGAGGTCGCGACGGCCACCGGGTTCTACGACCAGGCCCATCTCACGCGCCACTTCAGGAAGTTGGTGGGCGTGCCGCCCGGGCGCTATCGGCTCGGCCGTGGATTCAGTCCGTAG
- a CDS encoding phosphoglyceromutase → MADAPYKLILLRHGESEWNAKNLFTGWVDVNLTDKGEKEAVRGGELLKDAGLLPDVLHTSLQRRAIRTAQLALEAADRHWIPVHRSWRLNERHYGALQGKDKAQTLAEFGEEQFMLWRRSYDTPPPPLEDGTEFSQSDDPRYATIPPELRPRTECLKDVVDRMLPYWYDGIVPDLLTGRTVLVAAHGNSLRGLVKHLDGISDEAISGLNIPTGIPLAYELDADFKPVKPGGTYLDPDAAAAAIEAVKNQGKKK, encoded by the coding sequence ATGGCCGACGCACCGTACAAGCTGATCCTCCTCCGCCACGGCGAGAGCGAATGGAACGCGAAGAACCTGTTCACCGGCTGGGTGGACGTCAACCTCACCGACAAGGGCGAGAAGGAGGCGGTCCGCGGCGGTGAGCTGCTGAAGGACGCCGGCCTGCTCCCCGACGTCCTCCACACCTCCCTCCAGCGGCGCGCGATCCGCACGGCCCAGCTGGCCCTCGAAGCCGCGGACCGCCACTGGATCCCCGTCCACCGCAGCTGGCGCCTGAACGAGCGCCACTACGGCGCCCTCCAGGGCAAGGACAAGGCCCAGACGCTCGCCGAGTTCGGCGAGGAGCAGTTCATGCTCTGGCGCCGCTCCTACGACACCCCGCCCCCGCCCCTTGAGGACGGCACGGAGTTCTCCCAGTCGGACGACCCCCGCTACGCGACGATCCCCCCGGAGCTGCGCCCCCGCACGGAGTGCCTGAAGGACGTCGTCGACCGCATGCTCCCGTACTGGTACGACGGCATCGTCCCCGACCTCCTCACCGGCCGTACGGTCCTGGTCGCGGCCCACGGCAACAGCCTCCGCGGCCTGGTCAAGCACCTGGACGGCATCTCCGACGAGGCGATCTCCGGCCTGAACATCCCCACGGGCATCCCCCTCGCCTACGAACTCGACGCCGACTTCAAGCCGGTGAAGCCGGGCGGCACCTACCTCGACCCGGACGCGGCAGCGGCGGCCATCGAGGCGGTCAAGAACCAGGGCAAGAAGAAGTAG